One stretch of Oligoflexus sp. DNA includes these proteins:
- a CDS encoding glycoside hydrolase family 6 protein yields MTRLVFQLGILLSLFSCETIDERPMTPAAVPAPESAETAPPSAAAAVQPSPSPKAPEEIGSRRFYVNPKSEAAKAAARLKDTQPREAGWLQQLAAEPTAVWFTAKTTEPEAEASRLAQAVAGSTVYAVAVIQALPKQDCMRYETPGLAPAAYRTWIESLVRGLGETPIYWILEPEALLLTACLKAEALTERWNLIAETILVLKKNPRALVFVDIGYPGWLSVREAVDRLMKAGVMAADGFALNVGQYYATEDCIAYGQEISGRLGGKAFVLDTSRNGKGALSREAWCNPKNRAIGETPQAPTGIKGLEAYLWLKEPGVSDGTCNGGPAAGVWWEARAIELMRNALYPGN; encoded by the coding sequence CTTTTGAGTCTCTTCAGCTGCGAGACGATCGACGAAAGACCCATGACGCCGGCCGCAGTCCCGGCTCCCGAAAGCGCGGAAACCGCCCCTCCAAGCGCTGCCGCTGCCGTGCAGCCCTCCCCTTCGCCCAAGGCTCCCGAAGAAATCGGTAGCCGCCGCTTTTATGTGAATCCCAAGAGTGAGGCTGCAAAAGCCGCGGCCAGGCTGAAAGACACGCAGCCGCGGGAGGCCGGCTGGCTTCAGCAGCTCGCCGCGGAACCGACCGCGGTCTGGTTCACAGCGAAAACCACCGAGCCCGAAGCGGAGGCCTCGCGTCTTGCTCAGGCCGTAGCGGGCTCAACCGTTTATGCTGTCGCTGTCATCCAGGCTTTGCCGAAGCAGGACTGCATGCGTTATGAAACGCCGGGTCTCGCTCCCGCCGCCTATCGCACCTGGATCGAAAGTCTGGTCCGCGGCCTTGGGGAAACACCGATCTACTGGATTTTGGAACCGGAGGCCTTGCTTCTGACCGCCTGCCTAAAAGCTGAGGCTCTTACCGAACGCTGGAACCTGATCGCCGAGACGATTCTCGTTCTGAAGAAAAATCCCAGGGCCCTGGTCTTTGTGGATATCGGATACCCAGGCTGGCTTTCCGTCCGCGAAGCTGTCGACCGCCTGATGAAAGCGGGCGTTATGGCTGCGGACGGCTTTGCGCTCAATGTCGGCCAGTATTATGCCACGGAAGACTGCATTGCCTATGGTCAGGAAATTTCGGGACGGTTAGGTGGGAAAGCTTTTGTTCTGGATACATCGCGGAATGGAAAGGGAGCATTAAGTCGCGAGGCCTGGTGCAATCCAAAAAATCGAGCCATCGGCGAAACGCCTCAGGCTCCAACAGGAATCAAGGGATTGGAGGCATACTTGTGGCTCAAAGAGCCTGGAGTATCGGACGGAACCTGCAACGGGGGACCCGCTGCCGGTGTATGGTGGGAGGCGAGGGCTATCGAACTGATGCGCAACGCCTTATACCCTGGGAATTAA